Proteins encoded together in one Penicillium digitatum chromosome 1, complete sequence window:
- a CDS encoding Dynactin Arp1 p25 subunit, producing MPPPKAAKGEYIETDTGNKISRRSQIHGTQHIILGGKTVIQADAVIRGDLFRTTTLPASTDANNPAAPGAPNSSTPSVAITVGRYSYISKSAILRPPSRLHRGIHSFYPLKIGDHVFVGEGAVVEAASLGNHVHIGKGAAIGSMAIIKEYAYVLDGAVVPPGMVVPSWCIVGGRPARIVGEVGEGYGVEGAEGGMARERYRVVGRP from the exons ATGCCTCCTCCAAAAGCCGCAAAGGGCGAATATATTGAGACG GACACAGGAAACAAAATCTCCCGCCGATCCCAAATTCACGGCACACAACACATCATCCTGGGTGGTAAAACGGTAATCCAAGCCGATGCTGTAATCCGCGGTGACCTCTTCCGCACAACAACCCTCCCCGCATCCACCGACGCAAACAACCCTGCTGCACCAGGAGCCCCGAACTCCAGCACACCCAGTGTGGCGATAACAGTCGGACGATACAGTTACATATCCAAAAGTGCGATTCTGCGTCCTCCAAGCCGACTACACCGCGGCATTCACTCGTTCTACCCGCTCAAGATTGGCGATCATGTGTTTGTCGGCGAGGGCGCTGTTGTTGAAGCTGCGTCGCTGGGGAATCATGTTCATATTGGGAAGGGTGCGGCTATAGGCAGTATGGCTATTATTAAGGAATATGCTTATGTGCTTGATGGCGCGGTTGTCCCGCCTGGCATGGTGGTGCCAAGTTGGTGTATTGTTGGCGGGAGGCCGGCGAGGATTGTCGGGGAGGTCGGAGAAGGTTACGGCGTTGAGGGAGCCGAGGGGGGTATGGCTAGGGAGAGGTATCGGGTTGTTGGGCGACCTTGA
- a CDS encoding Trehalose synthase (Ccg-9), putative, translating into MPGGGHKFERHASVTQQRRLALQYERNAWLGPPSDTIYAGVSSDFEDHYTSTIAIAMRDTTYLLDFIEKQFSNGQASAEEATEFIISELKAYSMHHLEKTVGISMPEQVANHCPRLCPRLWAELDIIPLVLSNATLIDRVSIEQASESQKPKSNGWDEKTIDEQAESMARKGVRLFGPENTPLLQVGFLGLVEVDTAYHVRIADLSDFQKTVSDRTWTAVQRYATELKERNVKVAFFSSTPQGGGVALMRHALLRFSHCLGTDIKWYVPKPRPGVFRVTKTNHNILQGVAQGDERLTSENMKLLQEWIEENARRYWTRAGGPLLSPSEGGADVIVVDDPQMPGLIPIARKLAPNRPIIFRSHIQIRSDLVAEPGSPQAEAWEYLWDNIKHADCFISHPVSAFVPRNVPQEMVGYMPAATDWLDGLNKTMRDWDIAHYGRIFNAACRNADMPTIQWPEDSYIVQIARFDPSKGIVDVLVSYEKFYNKLVAEAPNVVPPKLLICGHGSVDDPDGGHIYDEIIDYLDTKVPDIRHLICAVRLRPCDQVLNAILSKATVALQLSTSEGFEVKVSEAIHKGKPVIATRTGGIPLQVAHGKNGFLVDVGDTDAVAQRLFELWTDHDLYLRMSEYGIHNVSDEVSTVGNALAWMYLSTKLSRGESVQPNGRWIDDMAFEELGIPNKDKELRLKRAVEVKNMG; encoded by the exons ATGCCCGGTGGAGGACACAAGTTTGAGCGCCATGCCTCAGTCACGCAGCAGCGTCGACTGGCGCTACAGTACGAGCGCAACGCTTGGTTAGGGCCGCCGTCAGAT ACTATCTACGCCGGTGTCTCCAGCGATTTTGAAGATCACTATACATCAACTATTGCAATCGCAATGCGCGACACTACATATTTACTAGACTTCATCGAGAAGCAGTTCTCAAATGGCCAAGCATCTGCAGAGGAAGCCACCGAGTTCATCATTTCCGAGCTGAAGGCGTATTCCATGCACCATTTGGAGAAAACCGTTGGGATATCTATGCCTGAACAAGTTGCAAATCACTGCCCTCGACTATGTCCTCGCCTTTGGGCAGAGCTCGATATTATTCCGTTGGTCTTGTCAAACGCAACTCTAATAGACAGAGTCAGCATCGAACAGGCTAGCGAGAGTCAAAAGCCGAAATCTAATGGATGGGATGAAAAAACCATCGATGAACAGGCTGAATCCATGGCACGAAAAGGGGTTAG ACTATTTGGACCAGAAAATACGCCTCTATTACAAGTGGGCTTCCTCGGGCTCGTGGAGGTGGACACAGCTTACCATGTGCGAATTGCGGACTTGAGTGATTTCCAGAAAACAGTCTCGGATAGAACTTGGACTGCGGTGCAACGCTACGCCACTGAATTGAAAGAACGCAATGTCAAAGTGGCATTTTTTAGTTCCACGCCTCAGGGTGGTGGTGTGGCTCTGATGCGGCACGCTCTTTTGCGATTTTCACATTGTCTAGGCACTGACATCAAATG GTACGTCCCGAAACCGCGGCCGGGGGTCTTCCGGGTAACCAAAACGAATCACAATATTCTACAAGGTGTTGCCCAGGGTGATGAGCGGTTAACATCAGAAAACATGAAGCTCCTGCAGGAGTGGATTGAGGAGAACGCCAGGCGATACTGGACCCGAGCAGGGGGACCTTTACTTTCACCGTCAGAGGGCGGTGCAGATGTCATAGTCGTTGACGATCCTCAGATGCCAGGCCTCATCCCCATTGCAAGGAAACTAGCTCCAAATCGACCAATCATTTTCCGAAGCCACATCCAAATCCGAAGTGATCTGGTTGCAGAACCTGGCTCCCCACAGGCAGAGGCCTGGGAATATCTATGGGACAACATAAAACACGCGGACTGTTTTATCAGTCACCCTGTGAGCGCCTTCGTGCCACGGAACGTGCCCCAAGAGATGGTAGGCTATATGCCTGCAGCAACTGACTG GTTGGATGGACTGAACAAGACCATGCGAGACTGGGACATCGCGCACTATGGGCGAATATTTAATGCAGCCTGTCGCAACGCAGATATGCCAACTATCCAATGGCCTGAGG ATTCATATATCGTCCAGATCGCACGGTTCGACCCGTCAAAGGGTATCGTGGATGTGTTAGTTTCCTACGAGAAATTCTACAACAAGCTAGTAGCCGAAGCGCCAAATGTGGTCCCTCCCAAACTGCTAATTTGTGGACACGGATCAGTGGATGATCCGGATGGAGGGCACATCTACGACGAGATCATCGACTACTTGGACACTAAAGTCCCAGATATCCGCCACTTGATCTGCGCAGTGCGATTGCGGCCCTGCGATCAAGTCCTGAATGCGATTCTCTCCAAGGCCACCGTCGCACTGCAACTGTCTACATCCGAAGGTTTCGAGGTCAAAGTATCCGAGGCAATCCACAAAGGCAAACCAGTCATCGCCACGCGCACCGGTGGTATCCCGCTGCAGGTGGCGCACGGGAAAAATGGGTTCCTGGTTGATGTGGGTGATACCGATGCAGTGGCGCAGCGCTTGTTTGAGCTCTGGACGGATCACGATCTGTACCTCCGCATGTCCGAGTACGGCATCCATAATGTTAGTGACGAAGTGAGTACCGTGGGCAATGCTCTTGCCTGGATGTATCTCTCTACCAAGTTGTCGCGTGGCGAGTCTGTTCAGCCTAATGGACGTTGGATCGATGATATGGCGTTTGAAGAGCTTGGAATCCCCAATAAGGACAAGGAACTGCGACTTAAACGCGCAGTCGAGGTGAAAAATATGGGTTAG
- a CDS encoding ADP-ribosylation factor 6, putative → MGAQVSKMMGKIFGTKEMRILMLGLDAAGKTTILYKLKLSNQDVTTIPTVGFNVESVTYKNVKFNVWDVGGQDKIRPLWRHYYSGTQGLIFVVDSSDTARLEEARSELHKIINDREMKDALLLVFANKQDVAGHLSPEEITEQLHLTKLKDKLWYVTPSVATDGTGIFEGLAWLSNNVKTQPQK, encoded by the exons ATGGGTGCACAAGTATCTAAGATGATGGGCAAGATCTTCGGGACCAAGGAAATGCGTATCCTCATGTTGGGTTTGGATGCTGCCGGAAAGACGA CAATTCTCTACAAACTTAAACTCAGCAACCAGGATGTGACCACTATTCCCACCGTCGGATTCAATGTCGAGAGTGTGACCTACAAAAATGTCAAGTTCAATGTGTGGGATGTCGGTGGCCAGGACAAGATCCGACCGCTCTGGAGACACTACTACTCCGGTACACAAGGGTTAATTTTCGTGGTTGACTCCAGCGATACGGCGCGTCTCGAGGAGGCTCGCTCGGAATTGCACAAGATCATCAACGATCGTGAAATGAAGGATGCTCTGCTGCTGGTGTTTGCCAACAAGCAAGATGTTGCTGGCC ACTTGAGCCCGGAGGAAATAACTGAGCAGCTTCACTTGACTAAGCTCAAGGACAAGCTGTGGTACGTTACGCCTAGTGTTGCAACAGATGGAACCGGTATTTTCGAGGGTCTG GCTTGGCTCTCCAACAATGTCAAGACCCAGCCCCAGAAATAA
- a CDS encoding ADP-ribosylation factor 6 yields MPMPRYKEGDKVSYKPVGGAQSRTSKSVGLILETLGGRSSSDDEPRYKIENMHTHKSSSIKEGNIEGPAE; encoded by the exons ATGCCAATGCCTCGCTACAAGGAAGGAGACAAAGTAAGCTACAAACCGGTCGGCG GCGCGCAATCTAGAACCAGTAAAAGCGTTGGACTCATTCTTGAAACCTTGGGGGGCCGTAGCTCGTCGGACGACGAGCCACGCTATAAAATCGAGAACATGCACACCCACAAGAGCTCCAGTATCAAGGAGGGCAACATTGAGGGACCGGCAGAGTAA
- a CDS encoding putative class ii aldolase adducin domain protein, which yields MSDFPPPGTTIKTRGFREVCEIDDRTFFRKRGAQEWTEDTSNPEDLKPPVETPHLYLYLVQEEQAPGEPIHWALFLADENEPDYGYVYQVTGDAKEMKYDPSAEKINVVDAGLTSNVYTLAVVSQEQARAARLVKQAAEDELPPQAENRKSVTENCQGWTVRVIDRLVKEKIVMPQKLELARSLMQAV from the coding sequence ATGAGCGACTTTCCCCCGCCGGGTACCACCATCAAGACAAGGGGTTTCAGAGAAGTGTGCGAGATCGATGACCGTACATTCTTCCGGAAGAGGGGTGCACAGGAGTGGACCGAGGATACTTCCAACCCGGAGGATTTGAAGCCACCGGTCGAAACCCCACATCTCTATCTCTATCTCgtccaagaagagcaagcCCCCGGAGAACCCATCCATTGGGCTCTCTTCCTTGCTGACGAAAACGAGCCCGACTACGGCTATGTTTACCAGGTCACGGGAGATGCAAAGGAGATGAAGTACGATCCGTCGGCTGAAAAGATCAATGTCGTTGACGCTGGCCTCACTTCCAACGTCTATACCCTGGCTGTTGTGTCACAAGAACAGGCCAGGGCAGCGAGGCTGGTGAAACAAGCTGCTGAGGATGAGCTTCCTCCACAAGCGGAGAATCGGAAGTCTGTTACGGAAAATTGCCAAGGGTGGACTGTGCGTGTTATTGATAGGTTGGTTAAGGAGAAGATTGTTATGCCGCAAAAGCTTGAATTGGCAAGGTCCTTGATGCAGGCCGTTTGA
- a CDS encoding Methionine synthase, vitamin-B12 independent, putative, which produces MAPQLHQRPPFRTEHLGSLLRPDQLLKAKLAFEAGKIPESQLTASEDKEIEAIVETQQKLGYAALSDGEYRRHMFWGTFFAGLDGFEEVNDVDVDDFRPYAPDIAAFLEAGHKPGESVICTGRINHVGSTYLDQFKFVARQVPANEVGNLKITLAAPNWYHLRYREGKAYPKSVYINDEEYFGDIAKAYQAELQILYNAGCHFCSDKFLTGFKEDPLNVYSADTMFEKYIKQYNDCFTNLPADMHVGVHLCRGNFVGSRHFSEGGYDRIAIKLFQELNVHTYYLEYDSPRGGGFEPLKFLPTNKNVILGVVTSKFAMLEDKEEMKIRVINAAQFIAEGNNISLDAALNQVGVSPQCGFASHREGNAIDWDGMINKLQLVRDIANDIWPNQA; this is translated from the exons ATGGCTCCTCAACTTCACCAGCGTCCCCCTTTCCGCACAGAGCACTTGGGCTCTCTCTTGCGTCCAGATCAACTTTTGAAAGCCAAGCTCGCTTTTGAAGCTGGCAAGATTCCCGAGTCACAACTGACCGCTTCCGAGGACAAGGAGATTGAGGCCATCGTGGAGACCCAGCAGAAACTTGGCTATGCCGCTCTGTCCGACGGCGAGTACCGTCGTCACA TGTTCTGGGGTACTTTCTTCGCCGGTTTGGACGGCTTCGAGGAGGTCAACGATGTCGATGTGGATGACTTCCGTCCCTATGCCCCCGACATCGCCGCATTTTTAGAGGCCGGTCACAAGCCCGGTGAGAGCGTCATCTGTACTGGCAGGATCAATCACGTCGGTAGCACCTACCTCGACCAGTTCAAGTTCGTCGCCCGCCAGGTCCCTGCCAACGAGGTTGGAAATCTGAAGATCACTCTTGCCGCGCCTAACTGGTATCACCTGCGCTATCGTGAGGGCAAGGCTTATCCAAAGTCCGTATACATCAACGACGAAGAGTACTTCGGCGACATCGCCAAGGCCTATCAAGCCGAGCTTCAGATCCTGTATAACGCCGGCTGCC ACTTCTGCTCCGATAAGTTCCTCACTGGCTTCAAGGAGGACCCTCTGAACGTGTACTCCGCCGATACCATGTTTGAGAAGTACATCAAGCAGTACAATGACTGCTTCACGAACCTCCCTGCCGATATGCACGTCGGTGTCCACCTGTGCCGCGGTAACTTTGTTGGCAGCCGACACTTCTCTGAAGGTGGCTATGATCGTATTGCCATCAAGCTCTTCCAGGAGCTGAACGTCCACACTTACTATCTCGAGTACGACTCCCCCCGCGGCGGTGGTTTTGAGCCCCTGAAGTTTCTGCCCACCAACAAGAACGTCATTCTGGGTGTGGTCACTAGCAAGTTCGCCATGCTTGAAGATAAGGAGGAGATGAAAATACGGGTTATAAATGCTGCTCAGTTCATCGCTGAGGGTAACAACATCTCCCTCGATGCTGCACTTAACCAGGTCGGTGTTAGCCCGCAGTGTGGTTTCGCTTCCCACCGTGAGGGGAATGCTATTGACTGGGACGGTATGATCAACAAATTGCAGCTGGTCCGTGATATTGCCAATGATATCTGGCCCAATCAGGCTTAA
- a CDS encoding F-box domain protein encodes MSVPASPLELLPNELLDQIISYLSTEPPSFGQLHHTPSLKITRSPTKDLKHLELCSRRLSQLARPQLFTHIRLNLHDESNFHSFMIKSDLCQYVTSLVAIVDETPDCQVDPFWWRRVLRYLDPRRILVVGPPVFIGNTLASPINDGHQWAFDMPLQILLLERECKSRDSSQLPDLANCTSLLASRLWTSMSFNESSSLKAYNHYEYFLSCVPSVLTEWGTSGIRGSTRTLQRPIDLPALLRGLTYFSYTAVFPFYNHSQIVLDAIVRMRCLRRLDVQLAPPQDNHITELEQRGSMNPNDPWMELVTSYSLIGYTVNNLPCLKEFRCGDLHVEAMRQDLLAVLDDVIGDGGWVHDGRGVWRRS; translated from the coding sequence ATGTCTGTGCCAGCCTCTCCTTTAGAACTTCTCCCCAATGAGCTTCTAGATCAGATTATCTCCTACTTGTCCACGGAACCCCCGTCATTTGGACAACTGCATCATACACCAAGTCTAAAGATCACCCGATCTCCTACAAAAGACCTCAAACATCTCGAACTGTGCTCACGACGCCTATCTCAACTTGCGCGACCTCAACTATTCACTCATATCCGGCTCAACCTCCATGATGAATCTAACTTCCACTCGTTCATGATCAAATCGGATCTCTGTCAATATGTGACATCTCTTGTCGCCATCGTGGATGAAACCCCAGATTGTCAGGTCGACCCATTTTGGTGGCGTCGAGTCCTCCGCTATCTAGACCCTCGCCGTATTCTAGTAGTAGGGCCGCCAGTCTTCATTGGCAACACTCTAGCTAGCCCGATCAATGATGGACATCAATGGGCATTTGATATGCCCCTACAGATCCTGCTTTTGGAACGGGAGTGCAAATCCCGTGACTCATCCCAGCTGCCTGACTTGGCAAATTGTACTAGTCTTCTGGCATCACGACTATGGACATCGATGTCTTTTAACGAGTCATCTTCCCTGAAAGCATACAACCACTACGAGTACTTCCTTTCCTGTGTCCCATCGGTTCTTACAGAATGGGGTACAAGTGGCATACGCGGATCAACCCGTACGCTTCAACGCCCAATTGACCTGCCAGCTCTCTTACGTGGCCTTACATACTTCTCCTACACAGCCGTGTTTCCATTTTACAATCACTCGCAAATTGTACTGGACGCTATCGTGAGGATGCGTTGTCTGCGACGCCTTGATGTACAATTGGCTCCCCCCCAGGATAATCACATTACCGAGCTTGAACAACGAGGGTCCATGAATCCTAACGATCCATGGATGGAACTTGTAACATCGTATTCTCTGATTGGGTATACTGTGAATAACCTGCCCTGTTTAAAAGAGTTCAGGTGCGGTGACCTGCATGTGGAGGCCATGCGACAGGATTTGCTAGCTGTCTTGGACGATGTTATCGGGGACGGGGGCTGGGTGCATGATGGGCGTGGAGTGTGGAGGCGATCTTGA
- a CDS encoding F-box domain protein, with amino-acid sequence MASARNVYSAEPAFPILADSLLRQSELTENAALPYETSAKNDWNLKNEWKHGIQFHNHAVFRGGVVLGFSRLRTRSNESNEYIGQIPRHILTNHLRSIHSSSEPSAFIIHPRSFEAFAPRTLLSALQSSSHSQSGLSRDDAIRRLDSVQLLPVHNFSNAAQAIGKVSEALHEIQENREKQNQKASTGAGPYTETPIILIVAGLDTLTEGVIRASNPARGAAVLTATLRTLTHLSRVYDSHLSIILVNTNGLGTLNPEWDKNQPSTGNSTVHGDSAARQPLEDGIHSIFHSDIPSLFPTLLMKTLDQGIDTHLMLSDLRGAQILEVIKDRVGTSLGKWGIWNEQ; translated from the exons ATGGCCAGCGCGCGAAATGTTTACTCGGCAGAGCCTGCATTCCCGATCCTTGCCGATTCTCTACTCCGACAATCCGAATTAACGGAAAATGCAGCTCTTCCATATGAGACAAGCGCAAAAAATGACTGGAACCTCAAGAATGAGTGGAAGCACGGTATCCAATTTCACAACCACGCGGTCTTTCGGGGCGGGGTTGTCCTCGGCTTCTCCAGGCTGCGAACGAGAAGCAACGAAAGCAACGAGTATATTGGACAG ATCCCTCGCCATATTCTCACAAATCACCTGCGCAGTATCCATTCATCATCTGAGCCAAGCGCATTCATTATCCACCCACGGAGTTTCGAGGCTTTTGCTCCAAGGACTCTACTCAGTGCACTGCAGTCTTCTTCACACAGCCAGTCTGGTCTATCCAGGGATGATGCAATCCGTAGACTTGACTCTGTGCAGTTACTTCCTGTGCATAACTTCTCCAATGCGGCACAGGCCATCGGTAAGGTCTCAGAAGCGTTGCACGAGATCCAAGAAAACAGAGAAAAGCAAAATCAGAAAGCCTCTACAGGTGCAGGCCCGTACACTGAAACCCCCATTATCCTCATTGTTGCGGGCCTTGACACTCTAACGGAAGGAGTAATTCGAGCCTCCAACCCGGCTCGAGGTGCAGCCGTGCTGACAGCTACACTCCGCACTTTGACGCATTTGTCTCGAGTATACGACTCTCATCTCTCAATCATTCTTGTCAATACTAATGGACTGGGGACGCTGAATCCAGAGTGGGATAAAAACCAACCGTCGACCGGAAATAGTACCGTCCATGGAGATAGTGCTGCGAGGCAGCCGCTGGAAGATGGTATCCACTCCATCTTCCATTCGGATATCCCCTCCCTGTTCCCCACCTTGCTCATGAAGACCCTAGATCAAGGCATTGATACCCATCTGATGCTTTCTGATTTGAGGGGAGCCCAGATACTCGAAGTGATCAAAGATCGAGTTGGTACGAGTCTAGGCAAATGGGGAATATGGAACGAGCAATAA
- a CDS encoding PHD transcription factor, putative: protein MAGIEAATSANHVNGAAVTKFTINNPYETNPDRIPSDDPFLSQSAQYGRYTPRADDFTPRFMNWYRSDPAVNSFWEKVAQQYCTPENSLNISGPREAFAAGSIIIWVDRELADGAAAESYSSANANELSAAQKAEDSLREIGVAVPVVYFCGTIEGRNVTIESRIAGVSLEVAWRYLDAEQIEVFKNQCRQIIQLLGTIESPKDEPSYMCRELNFQIPPSVETRERDILFTEKGKEEELSLTHNNLTPSNVIVQDNRVVGIAGWRQCGYFGTVRAKKVHRLFRDLGPASEEGMASSETSVTWTDLYNGAYDPSKGIPLVANRDTPLPSVKTEPTSSTLDRFPASDDLDTNSLGLDGTVDYATSRTVANLKHGLTSRASSSDRSSPANSIKAANKKPPTSTTKKATAKKPAAKKRKVNDADADSVDGRRSNTPVSRASKTAAKKQNSVSIAGSPPPEERRKPQKKKKKGPKPAAAHENDDSDSFDENAIFCICRRPDNHTWMIGCDGDCDDWYHGRCVNIDPRDADLIERYICPKCASEGKGCTIWKPMCRLVECRKPARVRTKPPSKYCCDEHGREFMRQQTQQLKQRAGQVNGLFEDLGSMGGILTVGDLKAAIMGVTSTQEFRKLGDRIVSPPPRADENETAGAEIQAESKPQSGRWLGVDVHATGLEYSPDEIAKIEKLRTQRKELLHRKEMLAARTTFVSLLKPRAKGVVEKLKQHEPKGGWKDICGFDSRLSWSDEEFDEWRLSGAGKKALAEGTAEALAMSFSAGTDADGDTAMNGDGDDDISFWTRGVCTKKRCERHKQWVKVQQQDILFEEETAEQDLAKCEKEARSVVERGVMRRWAEKDNQA, encoded by the exons ATGGCGGGGATAGAGGCGGCCACCAGCGCAAACCACGTGAACGGCGCCGCGGTCACAAAGTTCACAATCAACAACCCCTACGAAACAAATCCTGATCGTATTCCCAGCGATGACCCGTTTCTTTCCCAGAGCGCGCAATATGGCCGCTACACACCCCGCGCTGACGACTTCACCCCTCGCTTCATGAACTGGTATCGGTCCGACCCGGCCGTGAACTCATTCTGGGAGAAGGTCGCGCAGCAATACTGTACCCCGGAAAACTCACTCAATATTTCAGGACCGAGGGAGGCATTTGCGGCTGGAAGTATAATTATTTGGGTGGACCGCGAACTGGCCGATGGAGCAGCGGCTGAGAGCTACTCATCTGCGAATGCGAATGAACTATCAGCCGCGCAGAAAGCAGAGGACTCGCTCAGAGAGATCGGGGTTGCAGTGCCGGTTGTATATTTTTGCGGGACAATTGAGGGGAGGAACGTGACAATCGAGTCCCGCATTGCGGGCGTCTCGCTAGAAGTTGCGTGGAGGTATCTTGACGCGGAGCAGATCGAGGTCTTCAAAAACCAGTGCCGCCAGATCATTCAACTACTCGGAACAATCGAGTCCCCCAAAGACGAACCGTCCTATATGTGCCGTGAACTGAATTTCCAAATTCCGCCCTCCGTCGAGACTCGCGAACGAGATATCCTATTCACAGAAAAAggcaaggaggaggagctcTCTTTGACACACAACAATCTCACTCCAAGCAACGTCATTGTCCAGGATAATCGGGTGGTGGGGATTGCTGGCTGGCGACAATGCGGATATTTTGGCACCGTCAGAGCTAAGAAGGTCCACCGACTCTTCAGGGATCTTGGGCCTGCGTCTGAAGAGGGCATGGCCAGTTCCGAGACGAGTGTTACTTGGACTGACCTATATAATGGTGCCTACGACCCCAGCAAGGGAATTCCGCTGGTCGCAAACCGAGATACACCCCTGCCGTCCGTCAAAACCGAACCCACAAGCTCTACCCTCGATAGATTTCCAGCTAGCGATGACTTGGACACAAATTCACTAGGTCTCGATGGTACAGTTGACTACGCAACGTCCAGAACAGTGGCGAACCTCAAGCACGGGCTGACATCAAGAGCGTCGTCATCCGACCGGTCCTCCCCAGCAAATTCCATCAAAGCAGCAAACAAAAAGCCTCCGACAAGCACTACCAAAAAGGCAACTGCAAAGAAACCAGCTgccaagaagcgcaaggtgAATGACGCGGACGCAGACAGTGTTGATGGGCGGCGTTCCAACACACCAGTCTCCCGGGCCAGCAAAACAGCCGCCAAGAAGCAAAATTCTGTCTCGATAGCAGGGTCACCACCTCCCGAGGAGAGGAGAAAGccacagaagaaaaagaagaaagggcCCAAACCAGCTGCTGCCCATGAAAATGACGACTCCGACAGCTTTGACGAAAACGCAATCTTTTGTATTTGCCGCCGACCCGATAACCATACGTGGATGATCGGGTGTGATGGCGACTGTGATGACTGGTACCATGGGAGATGTGTCAACATCGATCCTCGAGATGCTGATCTGATCGAACGGTACATCT GCCCGAAGTGCGCAAGTGAAGGAAAGGGATGCACAATTTGGAAACCAATGTGTCGCCTGGTCGAGTGCCGGAAACCGGCGCGCGTGAGGACGAAGCCCCCCAGCAAGTACTGCTGTGATGAACACGGCCGAGAATTCATGCGTCAACAGACGCAGCAGCTTAAACAGCGTGCCGGTCAGGTAAATGGTCTTTTTGAGGACCTGGGGAGCATGGGTGGCATTCTTACAGTCGGAGACCTGAAAGCTGCGATTATGGGGGTGACATCCACACAAGAATTCCGAAAGCTCGGAGATCGCATCGTATCCCCACCACCACGGGCAGACGAGAATGAAACTGCCGGGGCTGAAATCCAAGCCGAATCCAAGCCGCAGAGCGGCAGGTGGTTGGGAGTGGACGTCCATGCCACCGGTTTGGAATACTCGCCCGATGAGATTGCGAAGATCGAAAAGCTGCGCACGCAGCGCAAGGAGCTCCTTCACCGCAAGGAGATGCTTGCTGCACGCACGACATTCGTCTCGCTTCTCAAGCCACGCGCCAAGGGCGTGGTAGAGAAACTGAAGCAGCACGAGCCGAAGGGCGGATGGAAAGATATCTGTGGCTTTGACTCGCGACTCTCGTGGTCCGACGAGGAATTCGATGAATGGCGCCTCTCTGGCGCTGGAAAGAAAGCTCTCGCGGAGGGAACAGCCGAAGCGTTGGCTATGAGCTTCTCGGCGGGCACCGATGCAGATGGGGACACGGCGATGAACGGCGACGGCGATGACGATATTTCATTCTGGACGCGTGGTGTTTGCACTAAGAAGCGGTGCGAGAGACATAAGCAGTGGGTCAAAGTGCAGCAGCAGGATATCCTCTTCGAGGAGGAAACGGCAGAGCAGGACCTCGCCAAGTGTGAGAAGGAAGCTCGATCTGTGGTGGAGCGAGGTGTGATGAGACGATGGGCCGAGAAGGATAATCAGGCTTGA